A single window of Vigna unguiculata cultivar IT97K-499-35 chromosome 1, ASM411807v1, whole genome shotgun sequence DNA harbors:
- the LOC114165225 gene encoding basic leucine zipper 24-like, whose protein sequence is MDDGNAELSDKLSNNVLFLNPESSSSFQASTSVNTVPELCRSSSRTCTHTHTCNPPGPDAAHTHTCYHTHTQIFAPEDDHHKEHHHTNSKPKRPSGNREAVRKYREKKKAHTAYLEEEVKKLRLVNQQLARKLQGQALLEAELARLRSILAHLKGKIDSELGAFPFQKQCNSYISKEGNAGLLSTARTIGLECQNNMTCFHPHAGSSSQANICAYGKSVSPWEGNCQPEIVDCDVDANNLTSNEGQTVETVDNFLSSASQE, encoded by the coding sequence ATGGATGATGGAAATGCTGAGCTTTCTGATAAGCTTTCAAACAATGTTCTATTTCTGAATCCAGAGTCATCTAGCAGTTTTCAGGCTTCAACATCTGTGAACACAGTTCCTGAATTATGTAGGAGTAGCAGCAGAACATGCACCCACACTCACACTTGCAACCCACCTGGCCCTGATGCtgctcacacacacacatgctaTCACACTCACACCCAAATTTTTGCACCTGAAGATGATCACCACAAGGAGCACCACCACACCAACTCCAAACCAAAAAGGCCTTCTGGCAACCGAGAAGCAGTTAGAAAGTATAGGGAGAAGAAGAAGGCTCACACTGCATACTTGGAGGAGGAAGTTAAGAAATTGCGTTTGGTGAATCAGCAACTAGCAAGGAAACTACAAGGGCAAGCACTTCTTGAAGCAGAATTGGCAAGGTTGAGGAGCATTTTGGCACACCTCAAGGGGAAAATAGACAGTGAATTGGGTGCTTTCCCCTTTCAAAAGCAGTGTAACTCTTACATTTCCAAAGAAGGGAATGCTGGTTTGCTTTCTACTGCAAGAACAATTGGCCTTGAGTGTCAGAACAACATGACATGCTTCCATCCACATGCAGGATCATCATCACAGGCCAACATTTGTGCATATGGAAAGTCTGTGAGTCCATGGGAAGGAAACTGCCAACCTGAAATTGTAGATTGTGATGTAGATGCAAATAACTTGACCAGTAATGAAGGACAAACTGTGGAGACAGTGGATAACTTCTTGTCATCTGCATCTCAAGAGTGA
- the LOC114187374 gene encoding uncharacterized protein LOC114187374 encodes MQTYLPGFVYKLKTSPIINREEVVENQQHFRRVFWTFKPCIDGFPFCKPIVQVDGTFLYGRYRGTLLVAVAQDGRNNIFPIAFAIVEGKTAETWFFFLKNLRTHVTPQQNLCLMSDRHNSISATFNRPSSGWTEGNCVQVFCIRHIAQNFTKRFKNTTLKKDLVNMAYALTEPRCNYYYNIIREDNPEAAAWVDQIPREQWCLAYDRGRRWGHVTTNLAEAINSVLKKTRNFPISSIILATYTRCNTYFTKRGRQITTMASAGHVYSEYATNFLQDADSKSNTHHVVEFDRNTTRFRVEEMVNSREVRLAGKFVVRLNERWCDCGKFQKIHLPCSHVIAACKHAHHDFSMYISPHYRLDVIMKVYDNLFGELRHEEYWPTYQGSQVWPHPTTKRSERDRPKSSRIRTEMDIKEGRQSKKCFFCRTEGHTRNHCPNNPALR; translated from the exons ATGCAAACATATTTGCCTGGATTTGTATACAAGTTGAAAACCAGTCCAATTATAAACAGGGAGGAGGTCGTAGAAAACCAACAACACTTTCGAAGAGTGTTCTGGACATTCAAACCATGCATTGATGGCTTCCCATTTTGTAAACCAATAGTGCAAGTGGATGGAACCTTCCTTTACGGAAGGTATAGGGGCACCCTTCTAGTAGCTGTTGCACAAGATGGGAGAAATAACATTTTTCCCATTGCATTTGCTATAGTAGAGGGTAAAACCGCCGAAACTtggttttttttccttaaaaacctAAGGACACACGTTACGCCTCAACAAAATTTGTGCTTAATGTCAGACCGCCACAATTCAATCAGTGCAACATTCAACAGGCCCAGTAGTGGCTGGACTGAAGGGAACTGTGTGCAAGTGTTTTGTATTCGACACATtgcacaaaattttacaaaaagattcaagaatacAACTCTGAAAAAGGACCTCGTCAACATGG caTACGCATTGACGGAGCCACGATGTAACTACTACTACAACATCATTAGAGAAGACAACCCAGAAGCAGCAGCTTGGGTAGACCAAATTCCAAGGGAGCAGTGGTGTCTTGCGTATGATCGAGGAAGAAGGTGGGGTCACGTAACAACGAATCTAGCTGAAGCAATAAATTCTGTCCTGAAGAAGACAAGGAATTTTCCCATTTCATCCATAATATTGGCCACGTACACCAGGTGCAACACATACTTCACAAAAAGAGGTAGGCAAATAACTACAATGGCCAGTGCTGGTCATGTATACTCTGAATATGCGACCAACTTCCTACAAGATGCGGACTCCAAGTCAAACACGCACCATGTCGttgaatttgatagaaataCCACAAGATTCAGAGTGGAAGAGATGGTCAATTCCAGAGAAGTACGTCTTGCAGGAAAATTTGTGGTTAGATTAAATGAAAGGTGGTGCGATTgtggaaagtttcaaaaaatacatctaCCATGTTCACATGTTATTGCAGCTTGCAAGCATGCACATCACGACTTCAGCATGTACATAAGTCCCCATTATAGGCTGGATGTCATCATGAAAGTATATGACAATTTATTTGGCGAGTTAAGACATGAAGAATATTGGCCAACATACCAAGGGTCACAGGTTTGGCCTCATCCTACCACAAAAAGGAGCGAGAGGGATCGTCCTAAATCAAGTAGAATTAGGACTGAGATGGACATTAAGGAAGGAAGACAATCAAAAAAGTGTTTCTTTTGTAGAACTGAAGGACACACAAGAAATCATTGTCCTAATAACCCTGCACTTAGATGA